The following proteins come from a genomic window of Desulfobacterales bacterium:
- the fusA gene encoding elongation factor G, whose translation MTKQTKINCFRNIGIIAHIDAGKTTVTERILYYTGRSYKMGEVHDGEAVMDWMPDEQERGITITSAVTTCQWKNCDIQIIDTPGHVDFTIEVERSLRVLDGAIGVFCAVGGVEPQSETVWHQADKYHVPKIAFINKLDRIGADFLGTVQMIKDRLKATPIILQLPVGSEDNFVGVIDLIEMNQILWDDDTLGATYARSEISTDDIEAAKKYREELIETVAEYDDSLMEAYLSEKPISTSDILSAIRKATINLKLVPVLCGSALKNKGIQPLLDAIVNLLPSPAEVPAVRGVHPDSGETLEIPHRDSGPLVALIFKVSMMEGRKLSFVRVYSGKMHAGSEVYNASRRIKEKTARILRMHANKKERVDVVAAGAIVGVVGLKESSTGETLCSAEHPVLLEKIEFYEPVISVAIEPKTHSDQEKIDQVLEKYMAEDPTLRVRKDVDTGQTILSGMGELHLEVVISRMLREFNTNVNVGKPQVVYRETIGKEASATAQFDREISGQRHFGGVSLQLFPLPRGSGNRFRSDITEEIIPGAFIAAVEKGVKESFENGALMGYPVVDIEAVLTGGEYKDTLGTELAYRVSTSMACQKALLKGDPFLLEPIMDVEVFVAESFMGDVIGDLNSRSGKIESIFPQMGVQVIKVIVPLKRMFGYSTALRSATQGRGTFSMQFSHFDQS comes from the coding sequence ATGACCAAACAGACCAAAATAAACTGTTTTCGGAATATCGGTATTATCGCCCATATCGATGCGGGCAAGACCACCGTTACCGAACGGATACTCTACTATACCGGCCGTTCCTATAAAATGGGCGAGGTTCATGACGGAGAAGCTGTTATGGACTGGATGCCGGATGAACAGGAGCGCGGCATCACCATAACGTCCGCGGTAACTACCTGCCAGTGGAAAAATTGTGATATCCAGATCATCGACACGCCGGGGCATGTTGACTTTACCATTGAGGTAGAACGATCTTTGAGAGTGCTGGATGGCGCCATCGGCGTATTCTGTGCTGTCGGCGGTGTTGAACCCCAATCGGAAACAGTCTGGCATCAGGCCGACAAGTACCATGTTCCCAAAATTGCGTTTATTAATAAACTGGACCGGATCGGCGCCGATTTTTTGGGAACGGTTCAAATGATTAAAGACCGTTTGAAGGCAACGCCGATCATATTACAACTTCCCGTCGGTTCCGAGGACAATTTTGTCGGCGTTATCGATTTAATCGAAATGAATCAAATCCTGTGGGATGATGATACCCTGGGAGCGACTTACGCCCGTTCTGAAATATCAACCGACGATATTGAAGCCGCGAAAAAATATCGAGAAGAGCTGATTGAAACAGTTGCCGAATACGATGACAGCCTTATGGAGGCATATCTGTCTGAAAAACCGATTTCCACCAGCGACATTCTGTCAGCCATCCGCAAGGCAACCATTAATTTAAAACTGGTTCCGGTCCTGTGCGGCTCAGCCCTGAAAAACAAGGGTATCCAGCCGCTTCTGGACGCGATTGTCAACCTGCTCCCCAGCCCCGCCGAAGTTCCTGCCGTCAGGGGAGTTCATCCCGACAGCGGCGAAACGCTGGAAATTCCCCATAGGGATTCGGGGCCGCTGGTCGCTCTGATATTCAAGGTGTCGATGATGGAGGGACGTAAGCTTTCCTTTGTCAGGGTTTACAGCGGCAAGATGCATGCCGGCAGCGAAGTATACAATGCATCCCGCCGGATCAAGGAAAAAACAGCCCGCATCCTTCGCATGCATGCCAACAAAAAGGAACGGGTTGACGTCGTTGCCGCCGGTGCCATCGTCGGGGTTGTCGGTTTGAAGGAATCTTCAACCGGTGAAACGCTTTGTTCCGCCGAGCATCCGGTGTTACTCGAAAAAATTGAATTTTATGAACCGGTTATTTCCGTTGCAATAGAGCCCAAGACTCACTCGGATCAGGAAAAAATAGATCAGGTCTTAGAAAAATACATGGCCGAAGATCCCACCTTGCGTGTTCGAAAAGATGTAGACACCGGTCAAACCATACTTTCAGGAATGGGCGAGCTTCACCTCGAAGTCGTCATCAGCCGGATGCTGCGTGAATTTAATACCAATGTCAACGTCGGGAAACCCCAGGTTGTCTATCGTGAAACCATCGGGAAAGAAGCCTCTGCAACCGCCCAGTTTGACAGAGAGATTTCCGGCCAGCGACACTTTGGCGGGGTCAGCCTTCAGCTCTTTCCGCTTCCCCGGGGAAGCGGCAATCGCTTTCGTTCAGATATTACGGAAGAGATCATTCCCGGCGCATTTATTGCCGCCGTCGAGAAAGGAGTTAAGGAGTCTTTTGAAAACGGCGCGCTCATGGGCTATCCGGTTGTAGATATTGAAGCCGTCCTTACCGGCGGCGAATATAAGGATACGCTGGGAACGGAACTGGCATATCGGGTCAGCACGTCCATGGCGTGCCAGAAAGCGCTACTAAAAGGAGATCCGTTTCTGCTGGAACCGATTATGGACGTGGAAGTCTTTGTGGCAGAATCCTTTATGGGTGATGTCATTGGCGACCTGAATTCCCGAAGCGGCAAAATCGAATCCATCTTCCCGCAAATGGGCGTTCAGGTAATTAAAGTTATCGTACCCCTTAAACGCATGTTCGGTTATTCCACTGCATTAAGATCCGCCACCCAGGGAAGAGGGACATTTAGCATGCAATTTTCCCATTTTGATCAAAGCTGA
- a CDS encoding GerMN domain-containing protein: MGKIRILLYTFLAIAAGGALSLLLLNQFYNSVPKSPVVHPLLSTPQKELFKTTAHLYFADKEKPFLIAEERDLLHAEDAVSFAKMIVTALSEGPRQELMRTLPSETVLRALFIDQNKTAYVDFNESLKENHPGGSHAEILTIYAIVNSLVLNIPGIETAKILFDGRESMTLSGHMDLRFPMKANMLLVR, encoded by the coding sequence ATGGGTAAAATACGGATATTGTTGTATACTTTTTTAGCAATTGCTGCGGGCGGCGCCCTTTCCCTTTTGCTTTTAAACCAGTTCTATAATTCGGTGCCAAAATCACCTGTGGTTCACCCGCTGCTGTCAACGCCCCAAAAGGAGCTGTTTAAAACAACGGCGCATCTTTATTTTGCAGATAAGGAAAAACCTTTTTTAATTGCCGAGGAGCGGGACCTTTTGCACGCAGAGGACGCCGTCAGTTTCGCCAAAATGATTGTAACAGCTCTATCGGAAGGCCCCCGGCAGGAACTCATGCGGACACTGCCTTCGGAAACCGTTTTAAGGGCCTTGTTTATTGATCAGAATAAAACCGCTTATGTTGATTTCAATGAATCCCTTAAAGAAAATCACCCCGGCGGGAGTCATGCTGAAATACTGACGATTTATGCAATTGTAAATTCTCTGGTTTTGAATATCCCGGGAATAGAGACCGCTAAAATTTTGTTTGACGGCCGCGAATCCATGACGCTTAGCGGCCATATGGATCTGCGCTTTCCGATGAAAGCCAATATGTTGCTGGTGCGATGA